A genomic segment from Flavobacteriales bacterium encodes:
- a CDS encoding gliding motility-associated C-terminal domain-containing protein — protein sequence MKKIPLLFFTLLASFSFAQCSLEIADTTHINCNGDNTGAIGLSVLNAAQPYTVYLSNGAVAVNGDSFSGLLAGTYQLILLDANMCSDTVEIKLKEPSLLTLNLRCESNDLIAEVNGGVKPYMYYWRDLTNAIFSNDSLLSFNPSQLYDFEVIDSKGCQLRDSVSLVVDFSVDKVIGDVPLTIQLTNNSSEGFYQWTFDDGESASDYNPIHEYESVGTYNLSLQLTDEHECVDEKTVVIEVQGFDLSINDWEEMFNAFSPNGDGINDSFSFEENNAISEFSVKIFNRWGSLVYSWTDPNFKWNGLSFDGDNLTQGVYYYYMNATGQDGQLYEKKGSISLFF from the coding sequence ATGAAAAAAATTCCATTATTATTTTTCACTTTATTAGCAAGTTTTTCATTTGCACAATGTAGTCTAGAAATCGCTGATACTACTCACATCAATTGTAATGGAGATAATACTGGTGCTATAGGTCTGAGTGTTTTGAATGCTGCTCAGCCCTACACTGTTTATTTAAGTAATGGCGCAGTGGCTGTTAACGGTGATAGTTTTTCGGGCTTATTAGCTGGAACTTATCAGCTCATACTTTTAGATGCTAATATGTGTAGCGATACTGTTGAAATAAAGTTGAAAGAACCTTCTTTACTAACTTTAAATTTGAGATGTGAGTCTAATGATTTAATTGCTGAAGTAAATGGAGGAGTAAAGCCTTATATGTACTATTGGAGAGATCTTACAAATGCCATTTTTTCAAACGATTCTTTACTTAGTTTTAATCCTTCTCAATTATATGACTTTGAGGTTATAGACAGTAAAGGTTGTCAATTAAGAGATAGTGTGTCCTTGGTTGTGGATTTTAGTGTTGATAAAGTCATTGGTGATGTGCCCTTGACTATTCAGCTTACAAATAATAGCAGTGAAGGTTTTTATCAATGGACTTTTGACGATGGTGAAAGTGCTAGTGATTATAATCCAATCCATGAGTACGAATCTGTTGGCACATACAACCTAAGTTTACAATTGACTGATGAACATGAGTGTGTCGATGAAAAAACAGTTGTAATTGAGGTGCAAGGTTTTGATTTATCTATCAATGATTGGGAAGAAATGTTCAATGCTTTTAGCCCAAATGGAGATGGTATAAATGACAGTTTTTCTTTTGAAGAAAATAATGCTATTTCTGAATTTAGCGTAAAAATTTTCAACAGATGGGGTTCTTTAGTTTATAGCTGGACTGACCCCAATTTCAAGTGGAATGGTTTAAGCTTTGATGGCGATAATTTAACACAAGGAGTGTATTATTATTACATGAATGCAACAGGTCAAGACGGTCAATTATATGAAAAAAAAGGTTCAATAAGCTTGTTTTTCTAG